The Lathyrus oleraceus cultivar Zhongwan6 chromosome 5, CAAS_Psat_ZW6_1.0, whole genome shotgun sequence genome includes the window ATATTTACAAGCTTATCGGTGACATCAAAAAACTTGGAAGACATGAGGATCCTCTTCGCTTGGAAAAAAAAGATTATTGTGAGGTCTTTAGATGACTCTTTTGCTTTCTAGAATGGCTTGAGAATCTTATTATCCATTTGAGTCAATAGAAGTATCAGTGTCTTTCACCTTCTATGAATGTCTATCATCGTGTTTTTTGAAGTTTTGTACTTGCTTCAGATGGTCCTGGTTTAGAGAGCTCTATTTGTCACTCTGTTTGGTAGCCTCTATCTTTCTCTTATTGTAATTTGTTTATTACCTTGTTATTGGATATTAGGAgtttttttattgttttcttTGTTCTTAGTTTTCCTTTGACTGAGCTAGGTATGTCTTGTACTTCTAGTTAATATATTTGTTTGTTCTATGATCTTTGTTTCCCCTTTTCCTTTGACTAAACACATGGAGAAAATTTACCATTTCATAGAAAGTTTTCAAAATTGTTATATATATTTAATAAGTTGTCAATATATCTAAAACACGAATAGTTGTATATTTGATTTAAACTCAAAGTTAAGTTCAAAGAATATTTGAGTAAAAAAATTTTTATTTACAAATAAATAATCTATGAataaattgaaaaagaaaatcaAGAACATATTTAAATTTCTTGAAAAATATGCATGAATACTTCccaaaattccaaaataaaatataaaataaatgtAATTTTGACTGATATGcattttttatgatgaaatacaccaaaaaaataataaaattgatATCTTTTATAAAAGagttttattttttaaattacATATTTCAAACATAACATTTTTAATATAATTTAATAAATTTGATCATATGTATTTTGCCACATATGTAAATGTGGATAAATAAACTTTGTATGTAATCATATCACCTTttttttataccatttttaacATGAAGAATACACTTTATTGAGAGAAGAAAAACATGAATATAGACATTTTTTATAAAGAAAGTTTTATATCTAGAACAAATATATATAGTAATTATCAAAATGCtcaaattaaaatatttttaataaaacTTTTTTTTGGTTACATTCATGTACCAATGCacaaaatcattttcttaagcTTTCGTTCATGCTTATAAATTCTACAACTTCTTGTTGATTAAAAGCATTGAAGATACATAGGTCAATAGATTACCAACAACAATATGGAAGAATCCACAGTTGTAATTGTTGGCGGTGGTCCTTCTGGGCTAGCAATCTCAGCTTTACTGACACAAAACTCGATCTCTCATATTTTACTCGAGAAAGAAGATTGTAATGCTTCTCTTTGGAGGAAAAATGCTTATGATCGTTTAAACCTCCATTTAGCAAGTGAATTTTGCTCTTTACCTCTCATGTCTCATCCACCATCGGGTCCAACATACCTAACCAAAGACCAATTTCTTCAATACATAGATAAATATGTCGATCATTTTGTCATAAAACCTCGTTATTATCGTGTTGTTGAGTCTGCTATGTATGATGAAGTTAGGAACAAATGGATCATTGAAGCCAAAAACACCTTTGAAGGTACATTGGAAGTTTATGGGGCAAAGTTTCTTGTGATTGCCTCGGGAGAAAATAGTGAAGATTTTATTCCTAATGTGCCTGGATTAAGGAAATTTAAAGGAGAGGTGGTACACTCCAAGAACTACAAATCTGGTTTAAAATATAAATCAAAAGATGTTTTGGTTGTTGGGTGTGGTAACTCAGGAATGGAGATTGCATACGATCTCCATAACTGGGGTGCTAACACTTCCATTGTCATACGAAATCCGGTACATACATTTAGTTTACTTACATTAATTATGCAACTTATGTACAATAATAGTTTAATGAAAAATATGTATGTTGTGATGATATTATTAgtttaatatattttttttttgcaGGTTCATGTCTTCACCAGAGATATGATTCGTCTAGGGATGCACCTGGTGCAATA containing:
- the LOC127078337 gene encoding probable indole-3-pyruvate monooxygenase YUCCA10 is translated as MEESTVVIVGGGPSGLAISALLTQNSISHILLEKEDCNASLWRKNAYDRLNLHLASEFCSLPLMSHPPSGPTYLTKDQFLQYIDKYVDHFVIKPRYYRVVESAMYDEVRNKWIIEAKNTFEGTLEVYGAKFLVIASGENSEDFIPNVPGLRKFKGEVVHSKNYKSGLKYKSKDVLVVGCGNSGMEIAYDLHNWGANTSIVIRNPVHVFTRDMIRLGMHLVQYFPVYIADTIITFLAKLKYGDLSKYGIHRPKDGPLYLKNIIGKSAVIDVGTVEKIKEGAIKVVPSGIKEIKKKNVMFENNMEKEFDAIVFATGYKSVANGWLKDYQYALNEKGFPKNPFPKHWKGDNGLYCAGLARKGLFGVKKDAEAIAEDINRTLKLEN